A window of Syngnathus typhle isolate RoL2023-S1 ecotype Sweden linkage group LG9, RoL_Styp_1.0, whole genome shotgun sequence genomic DNA:
ATTGATCTTCTGACTATTGTTTGTGGGCGTGACCCCCTGTCACGATGACATGATGGTAGACAGTTCTATAATGCACATCCAACAATGAAGCAAATTGTGAGCTGAGCCCCAAGATGATGTTTCGACTCCAGCGTGTGAGCACCTGCTTTCGAAGGTTACTTCACAAGGTCCCTGTAAACCACGATCAGGTTCTGGATCagttgcgcatctgttctgccgAAGACCATGTGTTTGACTTGGTGGGTAAGAACAAGGCCAAGCTCACTGTGAACCACGTGGGTTTGGCCGTGAAGATGCTGTGGTATTTCCAGAAAGAGAAACCGCAATTGCTAAGAACAGTTCATCTCATCAAGAATCATCCACAGTTCCTGACACTTCGGGTTCTGGCTGAGAACAAAATTTCTCTCATGGATGACTTTATGTTGGTGGACTTACTGTATAGTTTCCTCAGGTATGTGAAGTGAAGCATCAATCTGAAGATGGAAATAGATGTAAATAAGTGCAACATGCTATTGTACTGTTTTCCAGGTTGAATGTAGATCCTCATGACTCGCTTGTTCAGCATTTGGTTTCAGAGGCTTGGTTAAGATTAGACAAGTGAGTCATTGTTTTCATTTGAGTGTCTTCATATTTCCTGGTATAAgtttaaaataatcatttttttgcatatttgcaGACTTCCATTGACTTCCCTGTCCAAGTTTGCCATTTGCCTTAGTGATCAGCAACTTCAACAAAGTCCTCTCATGGGCCACATCACAAACATTGTGGATCAGAAGTTGTCGTCCATCAATGATGCCAGGTTGGTAGAAAGATGATTAATCGGTTAGCATCAAAAGGTGATACAATGGTGGTGTTTCCCCTCTGCAGAATCCTAACGACGTTACTGATTAGCATTTCATCCCTGGTGTCTCCCCGTCTACGGGATGCCTTGATTAGTCGAGCGGACCACCTCATAGACAAGATGGACCCGTCAAACTACAACAACGCTCGCAGAGTGGTGCAATTCCTGCGCAACAGCAAGTACAGCCACAGGCCTCTCCTGGAGAAATGCAACCAGATCTTCTTGCGCAACATTCCCAGGCTGGAGGCGGAAAACATCAGCATTTTTATGGGGCTGTATCAGTCGCTGCAGTTCAACAACTGCGACTTCAGGCTGGCTGTGAAACTACGGCTGATGGAACTCATCGAGTCGAGCACGGAGCCCCTCTCTTTTACAAAATTGTTTGCTGCTCTGGCACCCATGGCCAGTCAGGAGATCAGAGACGGGTTTGTTGTGGAAAACCACacaattgtaattttttgtaCCATTTCTGATCAATGTGCTTGTTTTATGGCTTGCAGTTTGGAGAGCACGGCGTTTCTCTTGGCTGATGAGTTGAGCGCGCAGCAGGCGTTGGCCATTGTTGAAACGCTGGAGGAGATTCAGAGTAGGAACCTCAGCTTGATAAACAAGTGAGTCCATATCATGCCGGGTTTGTTAGCTGCTAAGCAGCTCCAGTTGACATCACTCACTAATccactgtttgtttttcttccaggattGTAACCGTAATCCAAAGAAACCTCGACATCTACAAGCCCATGGAGATCGGTAGAATCACCCAAGCCCTTTACCAGTTGCATTATCCAAATCCACAACTCTTTGCCAAACTAAGAAGCATCTTAGTCAAGTAAGTTGATATCTAAAATACAGTTTATAAATCCATCAACTTGTAAAGCCAAAAGTCGGAATGGCCCCTTTTTCTTCTTGAGATTCTTAGAGTGCAGCGTCCTCCCCTACGAAGTGACCATGTTGACCCGCATCCTGTCCATGCTTCCTTCACCGCGCCTGGAAGAAGCCGTGATCTCGCGGGTGGACGCAGTGGTGTCCCAGTGCAACCTCAACGACCTCAGTAGTATTTCCTCAGCCGTGGCCAGGTGGCTTCGCAACGGCCCGTCGTCCCGCCACGGCGCCCCCGGCAGGTACGTGGGGCTGCTGCAGAGCCTCAACCGCTGCGGCCAGCAGAGGCTGCAGACGGCCGAGCGGCTGGACCTGCTTCTCGAGGAACTCAAGAACATCTCGGGGGAGTGGTTTGAGGAAATGTTGCTGGACGACACCGTGGCTACGCTACGGAGAATGATGGACCAAATCAACTGGACCAACGTGCCAGATTTGTCCATCTTTTTAACTAGAATAAATTATCACTGTCCTCCCTTAATGGAGCGTATCGCCGATGTGGCTATTCAAGACATCGACaaggtgatttaaaaaaaaaaaaaaaaccgcctCACATTGAAAGATACAAACGTTCGTTTCTCTCTTTAAGATTCACCACTCTGCAACGTATGCCACCCTCCTTCCATTTTCTATCCTCAATTATGATTCCGAAAAGGCGGAAAAGTTATACGATGTTTGCGTACAGCGCTTCACTCCTCATATCAGTAAGTAAGAAAGTTTATTTGATTCTTATGAACCATGTGGCCATCTTTGAGCAGGGACAACATTTTGTGTTTCTAGGATCCTTTGACCCTCATATACTAGTTCTGCTGGCCTATAACTTGTCGGTAGCTGCCTGTTTTCCCGAAGAACTACTCAAAGAAATCTTCAGCATAGATTTTCTTGGAAAACTGGACACCCAGCTGGAAAGTATGTGCGGAAATCCGTTTAAGTTTTGTTCCATATCCGTCTTATATACTTTTAACTGCACAGTGCTACCTGATGCCCTGAACATGCGTACTCGGCTACGTCTCATGGAGCTCAACCGTGCCGTGTGCCTGGAGTGTCCCGAATTTCAGGTGCCGTGGTTCCACGAGCGCTACTGCCAGCAGATGCAAAGGAAAGGTAAGAGAAGGTTCTTGTGGCTACGGACCTGCTGGAAGCTGATGTTGGACGTAATGTGTCAAATCTCTCTTCAGGGAACGGGGCTATCAATCCTGTACAGAAGCAGATCCACAAAATGTTGGGCGAAGTTCTGGGTGGGATTAATTTTGTCCGCGTTGCAGAGGTCACGCCGTATTTTTACACTGTAGGTGAGTCGAATTCAATTTGTTCTGGGATGCTGGTcgacataattaaaaaaaaaaaaaaaaattaaagtcaaTGAACAAAAACCAAATACAATATTAAGAAGACCAAAGATGACCTGTGAATATTTTCCTTTCTGTCCCACAGACTTTGAATGCCTTCTGGACAAGCGACTGCAGCCGTTGCCTTACAGCCAGCCGAGTGCTTTGCAGATCTCGGACGGAGGGAAGATCCACTGGGATTCGAACTCACTGGACGACATCAGGAACGAAATTCCACCGGGAGCACAACGGTAGGAAACTACTGGtcgagaaagattttttttttttaaagtgagtaCTTATTTGTTTCGACTTATCACACAGTGTTGCTATCAACTTCATCGATTCCAAGTCCTTCTGCAAAAATTCCCAGCATATAAAAGGGGAGGCCCTAATGAGGAAACGGCATCTTGAAATTTTGGGATATTGTGTTGTTCAGGTGTGTCTTATTTATATTACAAAAATATTCTCAACATTATCTTGGCTGTCAAACATACGCAAGTTAAGTTTTCTTACCCTTGTTGTGTTTCCAGATCCCTCACTTTGAATGGAACTCAATGGAGCTTTCAACACTGGATGCGTGGAAGGAATAcctcaaaaagaaaatatttacagAGCTTTTGCCTTAAAGGAATTATTTATTGAAATAACAGTTATAAAGTCAACACTGTTCGAGCCTAGTCATCATTTTACAGAAGTACCATCAAGTGCTACTTATTTATATTCATCATGTCGTGGATATTTGCTTTCATagagtaaaaaatattttttacaagATGGGAGcttttgttctctttttttcctctgtggAGTTGTTTCTCTTCAGTTGGAATTGAAGTCTGCAAGTGTATCGATTCGAATCTGTTCCTGAGCTGTTACAATTTGGCCATACGGGCCGCATTGAGGCGCATGGCTGCGCAGGAGGCTCCGGCCGCATAGCGCATCTCTCGGATCATCCCCGTCCACTCCTTCTTGTCGTCTTCGTACCTGGAGGGAGCAAACACATTCTTAGAGTGCGGTCGAGTCTCACGGCAGAACGCTACGTACGGCACAAAAAGTCACGTACTGCCAAATGTCCACAACTTCAACGGGCTCACACTCCTTGTTGTCGTTCTGCACTATGGCGAAGCCTCCGATGGCGTACAGGAGTCCTCCGCAGCTGACCAGGTTGATGGAACTTCTCTCCTGGGGAAACTCTGTGAATGGTGACCACCTGGAAAATGGGTGGACGATGAAAATTAAAGCGTAATGGAGATTACCGGACTGACTCGGTTCAGTGTGATTTACTTACTTGTTGGTTGAAAAGTCGTAAGCTTCACAGGCGGCAGTAAGGCCTTCTTCATTGACTCCTCCGGCCACAATGAGCTTCCCTTTGTGGACGACGGCTCCGAACATGGACCGTGGTGTCTTCATGGCGGCCACCTCTTTCCACTCGGACCTCTTGTGGTTGTACGCTAACATCTTATTGGTCGGTTTGCTGGGTTTGAACGAAAAATGAATACCAAtacaatgcagaaaaaaaaaaaaaaaactgttcaacTTACTTATCATCTGTTTTCCCGCCAATACAATAAACCAGTCCGTTCTCAGAAACCACACTGTGTCCATGGATCCTCAGGGGCAACTTTTTTGTTTCAGTCCACTTCAGCTTTCTAAAAAACGTCCGAAATAAAAGCATTAATTAAAGGATTTCAATCGAAACTCTTGACAAAAACAGCGAGACTTACTCCGTGTCATAGCACATAACGGTGTCATGGGACTGATTGCTCTCCAAGTCTTTTCCCGCCACAGCGAAGATGAGATTTTCAAACTCCCCCATACCAAACAAGCACCTAGGGGAGGGCATGGGGGGCAACGCAACCCAACCTCCAGCAAGATTGTCCATCTAGAAGGACATTTAAATCAACTTTATTCCGACCACTACTTCACCAACCTTCTTCCGTGTGATAAAAGCAAATCTTTACCTGATAGAAGTAACACTGCAGCGGGTTGTCCTTGTTGTCTTCGTCCACAAAGAGTCCTCCCAAGACATAGAGGTTGTTCTTCTTGGACACCAGACTGATGTGGTTTCGGGGGATTTGCTCAGTCATAGCGGCTAAGAAACATTCGTTTTCCTGCCCGTCGTAGGCCACCGCAGCTGTGTCGTTGATCATCAGCACAAAGTCTTTAGCAAACATGCCGTATCTGCGAGTATCATTCAGGTAGCCGGGCAAGGTGGCCTCCTCGCCTTCAGCATCGCCCTTTTTCTTCTCTGGCAGCTTCCCCGCAAACGCTTCCTTGATCTCTTTGATTTTTGGAGCGACATCCGGATTGCTTTGGATGAGGTCGTCCTTTTCGACCTTTTCCTGGAAATACTTCTCTGGGAGTAATCGGAAACGGATGCAATCGAAGGCCTCCTTTAAGGACTTGATGCGATTCTCCTTGTCTTTCCTGATCCACTTCATGAGGGTTTCAAACACCACTTCttccttctccacattcagAGCATCTGCTCCAATAAGAGCAAAGAGTTCAGGAGGCGACAGTTCCAAAAAGTCAGAGTCCTTAGCGACGGTCAAGAACCGATCGGCGATGTAATCTCGAGCTGCTATTGCCAGTCTGGGGCAGTTGATCATCAGCCCCATCCTGTAAATAGCAAGGCAGTTCTTCATGGTTATCTTCTGCTGGAGGAAGTTCACGCACACTGTGAACACCGAAGGGATCTGGAAGCGGCTGGCAACGGTCAGGACGTCCTGCACGTTGTCATCGTTGATGTCGATCTCTGCCGAGTACATGTACTTCACAATGGCCTCCATGACGGCAGGATCCAGATCCTCCAAAACCActtcttttttgtccacttcccTGCCATCTTCGGAGAAGTAAAGCTCCCGGAAGTAAGGGCTGCATGCTGCCAGGATGAGCCGATGGCAAGGGATGCTCCTGTCGCCCACCTTCAACATGCAGTccaccaatttattttcattcaggAGCTCTTTGAGTCCATCCTGAAGCAAAGTGCTCTGAAAGAGCCGTAGATCTTCCTTCAACCCTCGAGGGTCCATTGCGGTCACGATTGTATCGGAAGAGCAGCAGAGCGAATACAACCGGCCGCGGTGAAGGAGCGGAGTTTTATAGCGGTCAGATCCGAGGCTCCCGTCAGTATAACCGTGCTCCTCTAAATTTAGCCCGGCGCCCCATCTGGGAGGAATTCAGCTTGGCCCTATCAGAGCCCACAAACAGCTGTCATGGAGTAAAAACAACCGAGGAGCCTCGTCACCCTGGTGATTCGTAACAGCATTGTTAGCGGCCCTCACCAAAATAACCTATGAGCTTCATATCTGTACTTTGGAGTACTTTTACCACCTCTGACCTCGGCTTGGGGTACATGTAGTCAGTCGATGAAACTGAAAAAGACTTGGGTCAGATTTGTTTTAGAATTCATTGCTCACGTTTGGCATTCTAGAGCAGTATTAGCATGTAGCCATAGTATACGAACAGCTGCTGCTATAGGCGATGACACTTTGTCCTCTTTTAGCATTATTCCAATACTTGAGAGCTGTGTTTAGACACCAAGTAATAAGGTACATAGGAACTATGCTGGATTATATAAGATATTTATTTGCTTTacaacaggggtccccaaactttttcctgtgagggccacataacctttcccttctctgatggcgggccggtggcagtttgtaacagaaaaagtgtgacgatcgtaggggagcttaaaaaattattgttttccagaaagccacacataaccaaataacggttatttaataacccttaccaggttctttacagaaaaaaagtcaggaaacaaataataacactattaatgaaataaataataactaaaccctctctgagttcttcacagaaaaaacaggaaataaataataactaaataactctctctgggttcttcatagaaaaaaaaccatggaacattaactttctgttgtgccatgcacaatcttaacagataaaagttcagctcagttgtcagagcagaacctctctgacacatatgagcagtctcttaaagttcttgtgttccttccttataatccttttgtaggttccagtaggcttgtagacactttttagtttttagtttgatagtgcgtcatagtctggagtaaaatttgttgtggcaattcttaggcgagatccgaggtgttggtccgtttacctcgatctgtgacgggtagatgttgacgttcatgtggctgaacgtcacgtcgcgtacgtcgagccaaattggcaactcttttaaacgctcggcactgtgttcaccctgctttacttgggcgacattttaacggaaggattccaggggaaggtttgtgggtggcttttgcgcaaaactgcatctgaaagctcagcgcgcaaattacaagaatgctgtcgtcacagcccacgctctaaattcgggactgatacaaatagagcgcgagtgcgccatgtccgtacacgcacttgtgagtgtgcaccgagctttctgacacggcttccggtagtaaatgcgcaggcgagcttccccatctactggggaaacccagtcattgcaggcaaaatgagcaaaaaaaaaaaaaaaaaaaagtttaataatacaatttattcagggttggcgggccggattaatcggtcccgcgggccgtatccggcccgcgggccgtagtttggtgacccctgctttacaacaaaaatatataataaggTCATGTGGACAGTAAATATTTATATACTATAAAAACTATACAAATGTACTTTCTGTAATCACAATATCTACACGGATAAATAATGTATATTTTAGCTCATGACTTCCCACAATCCTTGAAGCGTAAATCCATCCCTCAGCTTCTCAATGGCGAGACCGAGGTCCTCGGAAAAAACGGGCTCGCGGTCTTGTTGCTTAGGAAAACGCAGGCATGTGATTAAAATTGTTGTTATCATTGATTTAAGATTCTAATCAAATCCATCGAGGGACATTACCTTGTTGCTGTCAGCGAAGTACGCCTGTGGGCAAATAACAATTGATAAGTTTATAGTTGATAAGCTACTGCTTGCCACATTATGAATCTAACGTTAgttcattttagttttaatttgattattttagAACGGGCCAAATGTGTGTTCATGATGTCGCATGTCAGCAGCTATTCTCGGCGCCGGAAAGTTCAACCAGAGAGTCCCCCAGCAGGCGGGCTGAGAGTGACGAAGGAGAACAGAGCCACTCACAGCGAAAGCATCCGTCTGCTCATCCGGCTCGATTTCCACGTCATCGAGAGGTTGCTCCTGCGTCACTTCTTCCAGTGGCAGTGGCTAGAAGTAATGTTAGGACAACAAGCTAGGGTTGGAATACTTTTTCTTAGCATAGTTGGCTTTTATTTGACGTTTGTTAATTTAAATTCTTAATGTCTTGTACCTTTTCTTCCATTTCGTAGTCCACTCCAAAGATGGGGTTGACGGAGTATACTTTATGTAGCGAGTTGATTTCTTTCAGAGCATCTTGAAGCTTCTCCACAGGGTCAATCTTGAACCCCAGCACATAACCGCCACTCTATAAAAACCCAGTAGAAATTTGTCATGAACATGCAAGCATAAAAACACATGTAAAGTATCATAAGCGTACCTGGCGGGAGCTTTCAAtcaccaaagccaagccaaattTGGAATCTCTAATTCGGATGGACCACTTTGAAAagaaagataaataaaatacagcTCATGGTATTCTAGGGAACACATGACATGAATGAAATGTATTATCTTGTGCCTCCTGggtaaattaataaaatatagAGTACGTACAATCTGGAGGTAAGGAATGCTGACGTTGAAGCTTTCATTCATGTTGGCATGCCATACAATCCGCACATTGGTGACAAATAAGGTTCCTAGGTTTCCCTAGaagacaacaaacaaacaaataatcaACAAACATTTAATGTAACACAATGATACAGTATGAAAACCTGTACCTGATCACTGGATAAATTCCAGACGCCATTGATTTTGTCGTAGACTTGCTCCCGAGGTAAAAGTCGCAGGTTCTTGTTTTGAATAAGCGCTGCTCGCAGTTTCAGGTCTCGATACATTTTAGATGTTTCGTAGGCTCTGCGTCAAAGAAACAACTATTTACTGTAGAGTTGTATTTTACGTTTTGCATGCTTTAATACCTGTGCACAGCAATAACAGATGTAAAGAGGCGGGGGCTTCCTGGGACCACATTGGTGAAGATGAACTCAAATCTTGTGTTGTTGGACTTGGTCAGGATGTAAAGGGCTTCGGTTTGGCCTCGAAGtttctggaggaaaaaaaattgtaaataaataacttaATTAAACTGAACGTAAGGAATCAAACATTTTCGGCCCCTTGGGGGCATTTGTCATTACAATTTAAGTAATTGCTTTCGCTTTTAAAAGTCTAAAAAGGTTCTTAAAAATCTGATTAATGAAGACATTATAGGAGCGACACAACTTACGGAGTTTGCTGTTCTTGTTGTGATGTTAATGATGGAGTTGTATCCCacagctgaaaaacgaaataaaaGAGCTGTGATTACCAACcaaacttttgttttatttttcttctgttAACATTATGTAGCCATTAGTTATCAACACAACTATTAATTAAACACGACATAATAAGATTTAATTACTCACACAAATTCACTCTTGGAAAAGCCAAAGAATGCCAAATAATTCTCAGGTTTGTCACCAAGAGTCGGCCTACGAAAAACGAAACCACATATTTAGATCGAGACATGGCGATACAAATTAAAATCTAAAAGTACCTCTATCTCCGTTATTTCCTTTTGTGTCTTCGATAGAGTCGAGGCAGTCTATGAGCACTTCGCCAGGCCGAGTTTTCATCTGCCTGTGGGGAAAATTTAAAGTGTATCATGTTTACTAAGCAATGTGGAGGACCACCGATGTACCTTGCTAAGCTAACGAGCAATATAAGTAAATGTAACTTACAGTGTGGTTATGTCAAAACGAACGTCTCTGTCCTCCCAAAGAGCATCTAAAATGGATGCCATGGTTAAAAAGCTGTTGGACGgagcttttattattttaatcgatGATAAAAACTGAGTGGTTACTGGCTAAGTAGCAGATTTGCTAATCTGACAAGCGTCTGCCGAGCTGCAGTCTCTATGGAAACAGACAGCAAGTTAGAAGGGACAGTTTAGGCGATTTCGCCTATAGATGATAACAGTAAATAAActcaataataaaatattatttaaaaacatttgttcACTAATTGATTCTGCTGCTTGTTGTGGGGTGAGTTAAGTCACTCAAGGAACTCAAGTCGGGTTACTCCTCTGAAAGTATTACTGTTTTGTATGTacagtttaaaaaataataatattttgacttttagGTTTGtggtatttatttcattttaagttACTAACTAGTGACTACAGTATGTTTCCTTATAAAGGGGGACTTACgatggacaaaaacaaacaaacaaacaaacaaacaaacaaacaaacaaacaaacaaacaaacaaacaaacagatatacaaacaaacaagcaaacaaacaaacaaacatcagttttattattttattaataaacacacaaataaagaCATTAATTGAAACAGTAACACACAGCCCAACCGGTGACACCATTTTTGGAGGGATTATGAAGACAATAATAAGAACCGCGACAACACTTCTCACTCGATGACAACTTCAGTAGACTTCTGCACACGTAACTTAAAAATAAGTGTCCCTGTTTGGCAGCTGCCAATTACAACCTGACACCAGACATTGAAATAATTTGTCCAGCAGCATAGATTTCAAAGTAAAGCACATGGCTCagatatgttaaaaaaaaaaagacatccaaTAGATCTTGGATAAGGTCAAGCTGATAATATGACAATTAGTTGAGGATCACAAAACATTAAGCCAATGTACATAATTATTGTCAAAATCTTAAATACCTGTCTTCAATATAACACAAGTCTTCCTGCATTCCTCTTTGGTATCAAATCGATTGTCATTTCCAGGACAGCCTCCATACCAGAACTGTGCGCATGAATTGGCCTGTTTGTCATAATACCAGCGGATCTTGTACGCTCTGCAGGTGCCTTGGTCCAAGTTGAGGCTACAGCGGGGATCGCGAAGCGCAACCTCTgaaagatgaagaaaaaaaaacacttcttgtggtaaaaaaaaaaaaaaaaaaagcataataaGTCAAGCAAGATTAATTGCATGCAGTACTCACCTTCAGGCAGGACTGGACTCACCACACGATGCAACTGATTAGAGTTTGAGGATACAGATCCTGCAGTggaggatgatgaagatgatgcttCATTGGAGACCGTGCTTTCTTTCACATGTGACAAAGATCCAGTTTTGTTCACGACAACAACGCTGCTGCTGGCTCTCACATGAGCCCTCAAGTCTAAATCTTCACCATCTTCGTCGTCTTCCTCCACCTgagtgatggaaaaaaaagaacttgtatTTACTTCAGAATTTACAAAGCCAAACAATTTTGGAGAATGACCTGAATAGGAAGTGGGTCAGAACTGATGGGTAGTGTGAAAGTATCTCCACGGCCACGGTTGTTGGGACGCCTCACATTTGTGATCTCCTCCTGGTGACCATTCCCAATCACTTTATTCTCAGTTTTCCTATAGCCATTGCCGAATCCATCAGTAAGCTGTCCGTAGCCATTATTTCCATTGATACCGACTCCGTTGTTGCCGTTCCAGTGCCCGTTTGCGATGCGATTGTAGATGAGGGCACCGTTTTCATCTTCACAGAACTGGCTGATGA
This region includes:
- the bbs5 gene encoding Bardet-Biedl syndrome 5 protein homolog produces the protein MASILDALWEDRDVRFDITTLQMKTRPGEVLIDCLDSIEDTKGNNGDRGRLLVTNLRIIWHSLAFPRVNLSVGYNSIINITTRTANSKLRGQTEALYILTKSNNTRFEFIFTNVVPGSPRLFTSVIAVHRAYETSKMYRDLKLRAALIQNKNLRLLPREQVYDKINGVWNLSSDQGNLGTLFVTNVRIVWHANMNESFNVSIPYLQIWSIRIRDSKFGLALVIESSRQSGGYVLGFKIDPVEKLQDALKEINSLHKVYSVNPIFGVDYEMEEKPLPLEEVTQEQPLDDVEIEPDEQTDAFAAYFADSNKQQDREPVFSEDLGLAIEKLRDGFTLQGLWEVMS
- the fastkd1 gene encoding FAST kinase domain-containing protein 1, mitochondrial isoform X2; its protein translation is MMFRLQRVSTCFRRLLHKVPVNHDQVLDQLRICSAEDHVFDLKEKPQLLRTVHLIKNHPQFLTLRVLAENKISLMDDFMLVDLLYSFLRLNVDPHDSLVQHLVSEAWLRLDKLPLTSLSKFAICLSDQQLQQSPLMGHITNIVDQKLSSINDARILTTLLISISSLVSPRLRDALISRADHLIDKMDPSNYNNARRVVQFLRNSKYSHRPLLEKCNQIFLRNIPRLEAENISIFMGLYQSLQFNNCDFRLAVKLRLMELIESSTEPLSFTKLFAALAPMASQEIRDGFVVENHTIVIFCTISDQCACFMACSLESTAFLLADELSAQQALAIVETLEEIQSRNLSLINKIVTVIQRNLDIYKPMEIGRITQALYQLHYPNPQLFAKLRSILVKFLECSVLPYEVTMLTRILSMLPSPRLEEAVISRVDAVVSQCNLNDLSSISSAVARWLRNGPSSRHGAPGRYVGLLQSLNRCGQQRLQTAERLDLLLEELKNISGEWFEEMLLDDTVATLRRMMDQINWTNVPDLSIFLTRINYHCPPLMERIADVAIQDIDKIHHSATYATLLPFSILNYDSEKAEKLYDVCVQRFTPHIRSFDPHILVLLAYNLSVAACFPEELLKEIFSIDFLGKLDTQLEMLPDALNMRTRLRLMELNRAVCLECPEFQVPWFHERYCQQMQRKGNGAINPVQKQIHKMLGEVLGGINFVRVAEVTPYFYTVDFECLLDKRLQPLPYSQPSALQISDGGKIHWDSNSLDDIRNEIPPGAQRVAINFIDSKSFCKNSQHIKGEALMRKRHLEILGYCVVQIPHFEWNSMELSTLDAWKEYLKKKIFTELLP
- the fastkd1 gene encoding FAST kinase domain-containing protein 1, mitochondrial isoform X1 gives rise to the protein MMFRLQRVSTCFRRLLHKVPVNHDQVLDQLRICSAEDHVFDLVGKNKAKLTVNHVGLAVKMLWYFQKEKPQLLRTVHLIKNHPQFLTLRVLAENKISLMDDFMLVDLLYSFLRLNVDPHDSLVQHLVSEAWLRLDKLPLTSLSKFAICLSDQQLQQSPLMGHITNIVDQKLSSINDARILTTLLISISSLVSPRLRDALISRADHLIDKMDPSNYNNARRVVQFLRNSKYSHRPLLEKCNQIFLRNIPRLEAENISIFMGLYQSLQFNNCDFRLAVKLRLMELIESSTEPLSFTKLFAALAPMASQEIRDGFVVENHTIVIFCTISDQCACFMACSLESTAFLLADELSAQQALAIVETLEEIQSRNLSLINKIVTVIQRNLDIYKPMEIGRITQALYQLHYPNPQLFAKLRSILVKFLECSVLPYEVTMLTRILSMLPSPRLEEAVISRVDAVVSQCNLNDLSSISSAVARWLRNGPSSRHGAPGRYVGLLQSLNRCGQQRLQTAERLDLLLEELKNISGEWFEEMLLDDTVATLRRMMDQINWTNVPDLSIFLTRINYHCPPLMERIADVAIQDIDKIHHSATYATLLPFSILNYDSEKAEKLYDVCVQRFTPHIRSFDPHILVLLAYNLSVAACFPEELLKEIFSIDFLGKLDTQLEMLPDALNMRTRLRLMELNRAVCLECPEFQVPWFHERYCQQMQRKGNGAINPVQKQIHKMLGEVLGGINFVRVAEVTPYFYTVDFECLLDKRLQPLPYSQPSALQISDGGKIHWDSNSLDDIRNEIPPGAQRVAINFIDSKSFCKNSQHIKGEALMRKRHLEILGYCVVQIPHFEWNSMELSTLDAWKEYLKKKIFTELLP
- the klhl41a gene encoding kelch-like protein 41a — encoded protein: MDPRGLKEDLRLFQSTLLQDGLKELLNENKLVDCMLKVGDRSIPCHRLILAACSPYFRELYFSEDGREVDKKEVVLEDLDPAVMEAIVKYMYSAEIDINDDNVQDVLTVASRFQIPSVFTVCVNFLQQKITMKNCLAIYRMGLMINCPRLAIAARDYIADRFLTVAKDSDFLELSPPELFALIGADALNVEKEEVVFETLMKWIRKDKENRIKSLKEAFDCIRFRLLPEKYFQEKVEKDDLIQSNPDVAPKIKEIKEAFAGKLPEKKKGDAEGEEATLPGYLNDTRRYGMFAKDFVLMINDTAAVAYDGQENECFLAAMTEQIPRNHISLVSKKNNLYVLGGLFVDEDNKDNPLQCYFYQMDNLAGGWVALPPMPSPRCLFGMGEFENLIFAVAGKDLESNQSHDTVMCYDTEKLKWTETKKLPLRIHGHSVVSENGLVYCIGGKTDDNKPTNKMLAYNHKRSEWKEVAAMKTPRSMFGAVVHKGKLIVAGGVNEEGLTAACEAYDFSTNKWSPFTEFPQERSSINLVSCGGLLYAIGGFAIVQNDNKECEPVEVVDIWQYEDDKKEWTGMIREMRYAAGASCAAMRLNAARMAKL
- the fastkd1 gene encoding FAST kinase domain-containing protein 1, mitochondrial isoform X3: MMFRLQRVSTCFRRLLHKVPVNHDQVLDQLRICSAEDHVFDLVGKNKAKLTVNHVGLAVKMLWYFQKEKPQLLRTVHLIKNHPQFLTLRVLAENKISLMDDFMLVDLLYSFLRLNVDPHDSLVQHLVSEAWLRLDKLPLTSLSKFAICLSDQQLQQSPLMGHITNIVDQKLSSINDARILTTLLISISSLVSPRLRDALISRADHLIDKMDPSNYNNARRVVQFLRNSKYSHRPLLEKCNQIFLRNIPRLEAENISIFMGLYQSLQFNNCDFRLAVKLRLMELIESSTEPLSFTKLFAALAPMASQEIRDGLESTAFLLADELSAQQALAIVETLEEIQSRNLSLINKIVTVIQRNLDIYKPMEIGRITQALYQLHYPNPQLFAKLRSILVKFLECSVLPYEVTMLTRILSMLPSPRLEEAVISRVDAVVSQCNLNDLSSISSAVARWLRNGPSSRHGAPGRYVGLLQSLNRCGQQRLQTAERLDLLLEELKNISGEWFEEMLLDDTVATLRRMMDQINWTNVPDLSIFLTRINYHCPPLMERIADVAIQDIDKIHHSATYATLLPFSILNYDSEKAEKLYDVCVQRFTPHIRSFDPHILVLLAYNLSVAACFPEELLKEIFSIDFLGKLDTQLEMLPDALNMRTRLRLMELNRAVCLECPEFQVPWFHERYCQQMQRKGNGAINPVQKQIHKMLGEVLGGINFVRVAEVTPYFYTVDFECLLDKRLQPLPYSQPSALQISDGGKIHWDSNSLDDIRNEIPPGAQRVAINFIDSKSFCKNSQHIKGEALMRKRHLEILGYCVVQIPHFEWNSMELSTLDAWKEYLKKKIFTELLP